The nucleotide sequence TATTTTCAAAACTGAACATATTTAAATGGAGCGCTACCTAAATAGCGCTCCATTTAAAAAATTATACGACGAATTTTTCAGCTTCTAATAATTTTTGTGCAGCTTGACGTTTCTTTTCAATCAAGTTTTTCGGTAAGTGACGAGTTAACTTACGCAGTGCACCTAGCATCATGCGGAGTGAGTCACCTGATTCGACAGCTGTCAGCGTTTCTTTTGCATCCGCTTCAATTTCAGCAAACTTCTCTTGGCAGAAGATTTCTGTATAAAGAAGCTTTTGAGCTGCTTTTTCTTGGCCGTCTTTTTGCATGGCTTTTTCTGTTCGCAATACAGCCGATTCCATTGCGTAGATAGCATTAACGATATCAGCAATATTCACAAGAACTTCTTGCTCATTCTTAAGGTTAGTTCCAAGCTTTTGAGCTGCAAGACCTGCTGCAAGCAAGCCAATTTTCTTCGCATTGCGCACTAAATATTTCTCTTGCGCTAACGGCTCATCACTAATTTCTTCTGGCATCATCATCATTAACTCATCTTGTAATGCTTTTGCCTTTTGAAGAAGTGGCAGCTCGCCTTTCATCGCTTTCTTCATTAATGTTCCAGGGACGATCATGCGGTTGATTTCATTTGTTCCTTCGAAAATACGGTTAATACGAGAATCTCGATACATTCTTTCGATCTCATATTCTGACATAAACCCGTAACCACCGTGAATTTGTACACCCTCATCCACAATATAATCAAGTGTTTCAGAGCCAAATACTTTGTTCAATGAACATTCAATTGCGTATTCCGCAATGGATTGTGCAATCGCCATCCCGTCTTTTTGCTCTTCTTCTGAAAGGGTACCCATCCGCTCCTCAAACAAGCCGACAGTTCGGTATACAGAGCTTTCCATCGCATATAATTTCGAAGCCATATTTGCTAGCTTTTCTTGAATCAGCGGGAATTTTGCAATTGGCTGCTGGAACTGCTTACGCTCATTTGCATATTTAACAGACAGTTCCATCGCACGCTTTGAAGCACCGATTGAGCCGACAGCTAGTTTATAGCGCCCTACATTAAGAATGTTG is from Bacillus tianshenii and encodes:
- a CDS encoding acyl-CoA dehydrogenase family protein, which codes for MSKTAEHLFKGAQFLVEEVSADRVYTPEDFSDEHHMIAKTTDEFVVKEVMPQVEHLENHEFDRSVKLLKQAGELGLLGADVPEEYGGIGLDKVSSALIAEKFSKAGGFSISHGAHVGIGSLPIVFFGNEDQKQKYLPDLATGAKLAAYALTEPGSGSDALGAKTTAVLNEEGTHYVLNGEKQWITNSAFADVFIVYAKIDGEHFTAFIVERDYEGVSTGPEEKKMGIKSSSTRTLIMEDAKVPKENVLGEIGKGHVIAFNILNVGRYKLAVGSIGASKRAMELSVKYANERKQFQQPIAKFPLIQEKLANMASKLYAMESSVYRTVGLFEERMGTLSEEEQKDGMAIAQSIAEYAIECSLNKVFGSETLDYIVDEGVQIHGGYGFMSEYEIERMYRDSRINRIFEGTNEINRMIVPGTLMKKAMKGELPLLQKAKALQDELMMMMPEEISDEPLAQEKYLVRNAKKIGLLAAGLAAQKLGTNLKNEQEVLVNIADIVNAIYAMESAVLRTEKAMQKDGQEKAAQKLLYTEIFCQEKFAEIEADAKETLTAVESGDSLRMMLGALRKLTRHLPKNLIEKKRQAAQKLLEAEKFVV